GATTGATATTGCAGGAAAAGCGACTCAATCCTTTCTCTTGTGATGCATTCCTTCCAACACTATACAAAAGATAAAATGCTTGAGCTCTGCATTTCTGCAAGGGTAGAAACTGTGTTATGGGAACGATGAATCGCATAAAATGGGTAAGGAATAAAATTAGTAAAAAGAAATAATATTAAGTTTAGGTATCTTTGCAAAACTCTTACCAAAGCGTGAGTGAAAACGGCGCCAAACTACACGGCGTAATTTTTCACTCACTTTTCATCTTATGATTTTAGTTTTTCATTTTCTTCTACAACAGGGAATTTGTAATAATGAATGAATCTTTTATTCCTTAAAGGCGTTGTTTGCTCAAAAACGATTTTTAGATTTTCTTGGAGTTCTTCAACACTCTCTAACGCTGTCAAAAGATTGCTATTATGTTCTATAAGCTTTGTATGAATGGCACGCTCATTTTTGTCTTCTTCTTTAGCAAAAAACCTTTTCATTTGTTGTTCTTTTATCAAAGCAGTAAGGCTTTGATCACGAAGTGTTTGAATCATGGGACGCAGAAGCCCTATGGCTTTTTGAGCCTGGACGAGGCTTTCATCTTCTCCTTTGAGAAGAGCTACGAGCTCAAGAGATAAGGGCACATTCTCTTCCCCAAAAGTCAGATACTTCTGACCATTCACTGTGAACCTTCTGAGAAAAGTCCCTTCAGTATCCGTATTGGGAATGGCTTCTTGATCATCTACTATTCTAATCTTAGGCCAAGTCACGAGAAACCCTGGATTTTCAAGAGCCGGCAACAGGGTCAAAACTTTCGTTTGATAAGCACCTATAGCTCTATAGTGGGCAAGAAGCTCTGGAATCGGTAGACTATCTTTGAAATATGAAGCAGTTGAGTGTGGATCATTCATCATAATTTCTGGATCTATGATCCTTCTTGCCTGTTGGAGATGATCTTTGAGTGTGTTGATATCCTGTTCAATTTCTAAGGAGTCGTCCTTGGTGATTTCAGAGATAGAAGTCGGAATGTCCAGATAATGAGAAAAACGCCAGGAGAGGAAACCACCCAAAATGCTTAGCCGGCGGGACAAAAGAAAATATTTTAGAGAGAGTTCATGGTTGGGTGCTAATTGACCAGGAATACCATCCTGATAAAGATCTCCAAGACGGATTGCAGCTCGTGCATCACCTTTGTCCCAACCTTTTGTCAACCATGTGATGGCAAGTTCAGCGTTAGGTTCTAACTGACCAGGAATACCCTTCTGATAAAGAGCTCCAAAAACGTCTGCAGCACGTACAACGCCGTTATCCCAGGCTTTTGTATACCACGCGATGGCAAGTTCAGCGTTGGGCTTTAACTGACCAAGAATCCCATACCTGTAAAGATCACCAAGTTCTACTGCAGCGTGTACATGACCTTTATCCCAAGCTTTTGTATTCAACGTGATAGCAAGTTCAGCGTTGGGCTCTAACTGATCAGGCCTAATACCCTTATGGTAAAGCCTTCCAAGGTAGAAATTACGGAGAGCTTCTTTTGATTTATTCTCTCTCTCTTTCTCTAAATACCCCTTTAAATCATTGATTTCTTCTGGCGTTAGCTGAGGAATATTAAGATAAGAAAGAATTCCCAAATAGAGTGCTTTTGGGTTGCGCTTCTCCATATGAAGAAAGAGAGTTGCATAATCTTTAGGCTTTATGGAAGGGTTCCCAGAGTCAAATAAGAGATCGATCAATTGTTCTTGCGCCTCTTCAAGGGCTTTTCCTTTTGCAGTTTTGATTGTTTCTCTGAGGGTCGCAAGGGTAGGCTTTTGTTCTAAGGTCAGTTTTTTATTTTGAGGTTCTGTGAAAGGCGTAGATAGGTCATCTTCACGTTTTCTTTTTTTAGACTTAGGGAGATCTTCTGTTCCTTGCGTGGCTAAGAGAGGAGAAGACAGAGTGAATGATAAAAAAGAAACAGTCAGAAGAAGTTTTGAGACAACGGTCATTGAGAGATACCTTGTGATACTTAAATATTATTAATGTATATGCATATATAATATTTAAAGACAAGTTGTCAAATAATTCATCACTGTTGTAGAGATCTCTCTATGATGCTTCGCAATGAATTGTTACAATATTACTGTCGTATTAGGTCACTCTGTGGCAAATTACTCATCTGTTCTTTTTGAGAATTTGCAATATACCTGTGAACTCCCCCCCCCACAACCAATCATTCAAATATCTTCAATAAAAGTAAGATTTTCAAAAAAGCTATGATGCTTTTGACATTGGAAAGACAAATGGATCAAGTTTTAGCTAAATACGTTAGAATGAATAATTCTTAGAATTGTATGAAGCCTTTATATCTTTATATGCATTAACTTTATAGCTGCAAAAGGTCTTAATCACTTTTTGCTTTTTTGAGAGCTTAGTCAACGCCTACAATTGTATTCCTTCCTTTATGTTTGGCTTGGTAAAGAGCTTTATCAACTTTGTCTATAAACCAATCAGGATTAATTGTGGTATCTGGCGTAATAACACCCCATCCTACACTCACTGTTACATAGGGATGTAGTGTAGAAGGTGTAGGCATTTTAAGATTTTCTATCGCTTTTCTTGCTTCCTCAGAATATTTTAATCCTTCTTTTTCGTTGGCGCCGAATAAGAGAATAACAAATTCTTCTCCTCCGATACGCGCCGTAAGATCAATTTGACGTTTGGTAATGGTTTTTAGGGTTTGAGCGACGCTCATTAAACATTTGTCACCTTCAAGATGACCGAGGGTGTCATTGTATAACTTAAAATGATCTATATCGATCATAATGAGACAAATGGATTTCTCTTGTTGTAAGGCTAAGGTCCATAATGTTTTAAAAATTAAATTGAATTTTCTTCGGTTGGCAATGCCTGTAAGAACATCTGTCTCCGTCATATCTCTAAGACGATAATTTTCTTCTTTCATCGTTTGCGCAATTTTTTTTATGCGATGTATAAAAACACCTAAGATAATCGTTGAGGAAATTAAACCGTTGATCGTTCCCAAATACCACCCAATCGAGTATCTTACTTCGCCGACGATTCCATAAAAAACATCTAGACTATGCGTAACAGTAGCGAGCAATAGCCAAAGATCTTGGCGATGATATGTTCCTTTTTTTAAAATTAATGAGAACAATGCTCCTATACTGAATATTAATATGATTTTATCAAGGTAAAGTGACTGTGAATAATTGTTACCATTTATAATATGAGGCAATAGATGTTCACCAAAAATTACTGATAAAATTATTACAACACTGATAAGCGGGACTAAACGGAAATACCAACGATAAGCTTTATAAGATATTTTTTGGCCAAAAGAAAAATTTAAAGAATAAAGGATGATATAAATTGGAAAAATAATATGCCAAATTGTCCACATCCATGAAGAGATTTGACTCTCTTCACTTACGAGATACGAAGGCAGTATGGCATTTGGAAAGAATATGATGCGATAAAGAGCTAGAAAGCTAATTAAAAAATATCCAGAAGCAAGAAGTGCGACAGATTTGTTAAGTTCTAAATTAGATTGTGTATAGAGTAAAAACGCCGTTTGAAGAGAAATAATAAAGACAGAAATTCCGCAGACAACAACAAATCCTGGTATGACAGGACCTTGGATTTTACTTATCAATGATGCAAAAGCACTTACCAATACAAACAGACAGATTATCGATAAAACCAGGTATCTTTCTTGTTGTGATACTCTGGTGTTAATTGAGTAAATCATAATGACCTTTCTTAACAGACACCAAGTAACTTTATTAATAAGAAAATCTTAACAAGTGATTAAAAACTCTAACCCCCATAGTTTTTTATCAAAAGAATATTTCTAAAAATATTCCCCCTTTTTAGTCAGTTATTAAGAATAGATGATAGATACGGTTACGATAAAGCGAAAACAGAAAATGTGTTAAAGGAAATTGGTTTTACTAATATTGAATTTAAGGATCACTATGATAATCCGCGAAACGTCAGACAAAATCAAGAAATTGTCTTTGCACATAAGCCTTAGATAAAAAGAGTTGAAAAAATCTATGCAAAGGATGATGTTTTTATCTTAAGGAGTTTCAAGAGGAAAACATTCTTCCTACTCTTGACTGTCCTCTTTAGGAATCGCAAGAAAGTATGAAAATTAAATTTGAAAAAATAAATTCTGATCATGAGGCTATTATTTTTGAATGGCTCGAAGAACAGCATATGCAAGAATTCTGGGATAATAGCCAGGAACATAAAGACGATATTATTAACTTTATTAAGAGTAGAGTTCAGCCATCTCCTTATTTTGATGGGATTTTTACTTATTGGATCGGTTCCTTGAACGAACAGCCCTTTTGTTTCATTCTCACTGCAGCAGTAAAACCAAGGGAAGCGTATCCTCAAATATGGCGGGAGAATATTTCTCAATCAGGGACAACGTATAGTTTGGACTTTGGTATTGGAAATAAAAAATTTTTAGGTCAAGGTTTAGCAGCGCCTACTTTAGAAGCGTTTACTGACTTTTTTCAAGCAAAGATAGATCCAAAAGCAGATACGTTTTTTATAGATCCTGATGTGAATAATCCAAGAGCAGAGCATGTTTATGAAAAGGCAGGCTTTGTTTGTGTAGGTGATTTTAAAAGCGCGAAAAAATACTGGGATTTTACAGGTGAAGCAGCATTTCTCATGGTTAAGAAGTTAAAACCAAGATCGTAGAATATTTGTCAGTTGTTTTAGCAGGGGGTTAAAACAGATCGCGTTGCTTTGAAAGCACTCTCAAATAACTCTCATAATATCATTGATCAACTTATTCTCTCTAAATGAGAAGGTGTTGTGAAGTGAAACAATAATGTGATCATACAAATCGATTTTAAAATCGAGCAGTAGAATACGAATATGATTCGTAAAAGCGATGTCTTGAGAAGAGGGTTTTGTATTATCTGATGGGTGACTATGAACAATAACTATTTTAGAGGCACTGTGTTGTAAGGCTCTTAAGGCAATATCCCGTAAGTAGGGAACAACTTTATTTGTTGTTCCTATGGCAATGATTTCATCGTCTATGAAATGACCATTGTCACTGAATGACAGTAACCTGAATTCTTCTTTATAATTATTTCTTAGCATTGCTCGACAGTATTTTTTCAAATCTTTGCAGGAATTAAGAACAGATTTTTTCTTGATGTTTTCTTTGAGGAGAGAGCGGGCGATGCAATTAACAGATTTAATAAGTTTGACATCTTCTATTGTTACTCCTGTGACAGATTTTAATTTGTTGGCAGGCGTATTAAAGACAGCTAAGAGACTCCCAAACTTTTCTAGTAACTCTTCTGCAATTTCATTATGCAGTCCATTTTTTGTGACAAATGACAGCAGAAGTGAAAGCTCTACCCATCCTGGTGTTGTATTAAATTGTTTATTATCCATTGCTCCCCCACCTATGCAATAATAGCAATTATTTATATTTTTTTTAGAATATATATAATAAACTCATGTTTTTCAAGGAAAGAGTTATTTTAGGAAACGAAAGGAATTTCAAACCAGCGTGTTGAAGAATGTTGTTAACGTTTACTCGAACGCATAATCCCATCTTATAAGAAGCGTAAATTTAAAAGGGATAAGTTTTTGATGCAATATAGATAGAAAGTTAGAATACTGAACAGAAAACAAAAATTAAGGATTGATCTATCAGAGGAAAACGTAACTACTCAGGTAAGAGAGAAATAAAATTTCCTTTTTAATAAATTCGTATGATTTGTCATGGGTGAATTACGACAAAGCAAGATGGCAGAAACATCAAGACGTTTTATTCATTTTTAGAAACGATACAAAAGCAAGGCTTTCACCTAGTTAATTCTATTTGTCATTTACTATAAATTAATAAATAACATACATAATAAAGTGAATGAATAAATAAGGAGGATTGAGATGGTTAGAAATGGTTTGCTTGTTGCTAGTATTTGTTTGCTCAGTGCTAAGTACGTGGCTGCTACTCCAACATGTAACATTGGTAAGCTTGAAGCCAGAGTTTTTGTGTTAGAGCAACTTATAAAACAGAAAGAAACATTAAACCAAATTTCAAATCTTTCTGCCGCGCATGCTTTTACGAATACTGCAGCTAAGGTCGATAAAACTAAAATGTCTTCCGATGCTAAAAAGGAATTTGATGCAACTATTGCCGATTTAAAAAGTACGACAGATAAGTTTGATAGCTTGATGGGAAAGGTGGCCGCTGATACCTTTACACTCTCGAATGAGTTGCAAACCTTGGAAAAATCCTTAAAAGAGGCAAAAGCTGCCTTTTATAAATGCAGGTTTGAATATGTCTCATCTGGAGATGAATCCAAAAGATACAACCTACCAGGGGATGAGGGGACAGTAAATGATATTACCATTAAGAAATAGAATGGCGTAACTCCTCAACAAAGGTTAATGAGTTAAGTGCGATGTGATTTATCTGCGTATTTAAAGCAGCTGTGATAACCTCAAACGGTTTATTCCCTTGCTTACGCATAGTTGATAGAAAAAACGGATCGTCGCAAAGGTTTCAGCTCCTCCCATCGTTCGAAATCCGCCGCTAATCTTTTGTTTCACTTTCATCATACGAATGTCTTGCTCGGCCTGATTGTTCGTAAAGGCAACTCCAGGAACCCTGAGATCAAGGCAGCGTAACACATCTTGCTTATGTGCTTTAAGCCGCAGCAAAAGATTATGCCCATCTCTTCGCTTTGAATTATCTTTGCTTTTCTGAGGTAAAGGAGGCAGGGCTGTCATGATAGCATAACCCCTTGTCTACAATCACGTCATAAAGGGGGATAACACGCCATTTGAGACGTCTTATCTTCACATCATCTTTGGCAATTTGTCCCACAAAGTAAAGTAATCGACTCATCTGCCGTGCCTATGGTTCTCGGTCATGCTCAATCAGCGCTTTCAACTTTCGCAAAATATGTGCATTGCATAGGCTGTGTTTGGCCTTTTTGAGCCTAAAATAGGGTCGAAAGTAGTCGTGACAAACTACTCCTTTTAACCCTTCTTCAATATCGCCCCGATGCTGAGCAGCCCGATAAACCGTGGCCTTATCATTACACAAAACATGCAACCAGCGGGTAGTGCCCCACCAATACGAAATCCTGTTTCATCCATATGCTTCACCGGTGCTTTCTTCAGATAGTCTTTAACGACTTCAATATAAGGTATCACCTTGGCTGCAAACATTTCCCCCATCTTTACAATCGTTGCTGTGCTGATCGACAATCCAAAGAGATCGGAGAAAACTTCTTGAACGCGAGCTTCAGGAATTAGTTGCTGATGGTTCAAGTACACAGCCATGGCTTTGATCCCCTCACCGTATTGTGCCGGGGCTGAAACACCTTCAGGAAATTCTCCCACAACTCGCTTTTGGCAATGATCACAAACTTTAACTTCGGCCTGATGTTCAGTAACTCTAATGCCCATTGGTGGGATATCAAAAATCTGGCGCTTGATTGTCCCGTCCACAGTAGTTTCGTCTAGATACCTTTTACACTCAGGGCAAATTCGCACTTTATGGTTTACAACCTCATCTGGTTGTTCAACTTGATTTAGGCTGTGTCCCTTATGACCCTTTTGGCCACCACTGGGATTCTTGCCTTTGATTCGCAAGCTCTGTGTGTATGGCTTCTTGCGCAACCCATCACTTGAGGGTGTTTGGAGCTGGTACTGCTATCTAACCCTAACCGCTTCTCAAGCTCGGCAATGCGTGCTTTTAAAAATTCGATTTCTTTGTCCTTAGCAGCAAGTAGGGATCCTAATATCTCTACGCGTTTCTGCCATTCTTCATTTGTCATTTTGTATTTATGACAAATTTTAGAAAGTATTTAAAGAGCTTATCTCATTGGAACTACCTGGGCAGTTACAGGAAAACAATGGTACACTGTTAAAAAATGATAATAATTAAAGAGAGACTAAGATAATGGCACTAATTTCTTCTAAAATGATAGCCCTTAATACACTAGCTCCTGGTTTTGAGCTTTTAGATGTTATTTCTGGGCGAAACTTATCTTTAAAAGATTTAAAGTCAGACAAGGCAATAGTTGTGATGTTTATTTGCAATCACTGTCCTTTTGTACAACATATTTACAAAGAGCTCGTTAAAGTTGCTCATGATTATAAAGTTCAAGGTATTTCTTTTGTTGGTATTAGCGCGAATGATCCTATTGAATATCCAGAAGATGGGCCTGATCACATGAAAAAAGTCGCAGAAAGTCTTGGATTTTCTTTTCCGTATTTATTTGATGCAACGCAAGAAGTTGCAAAAGCCTATGATGCTGCCTGCACTCCAGATTTTTTCGTTTATGATGCTCACTTAAAATGTGTTTATCGAGGACAGTTTGATGATTCTAGACCTAACAATGGATTACCTGTAACTGGATCAGACTTAAAAGCTGCGCTTGAGTCTATTTTAGCTGGTCAACCAGTGCCCCAACCACAAAAACCAAGTATTGGCTGCAATATTAAATGGCGTACTTAACAAGGTTCTCGACAGAGAATATTCTTAAAAGAGGTGAATCATCTCTAGCCCTATGATAGGATTAAAAAAAAAGAGGGAAAGGGAGCATGATTGGATTAATTGTCATTACTCACGGTAACTTAGGTCAAGAAATGTTAGCAGCGCTTGAACATGTCTTGGGACCTCAAAAAAATGCCAAAGCGGTTGCAATTGGGCCCCATGATGATATGGAAGAAAGGCGTCAATTGTTGATTCAAGAAGTGAAGGCAGTTGAGGGGGGGCAAGGTGTTGTTATTTTTACAGATATGTTTGGAGGAACACCTTCTAACTTGGCGATCTCTCTTTTACAAGAAAAAGGTATTGAAGTGATTGCTGGGGTGAATTTACCTATGCTGATTAAATTTTCTAGTCTGAGGCAGTCTGAACCTCTTAGCAAAGTGATTACCGAGGCTCAAGAAGCTGGTCGAAAATATATAAACGTTGCATCAAAATTGTTAGCGGCGAATGGATAAAACAAAGCAAAGTTCGACTAAAATTATCAGGGAATCTGTTGAAATAGCCAATCGTAAAGGGTTACATGCGCGTGCAGCTGCTCAGTTTGTGAAAGAAGCTTCTAAATTTAAAGCAAACATTCATGTGCAATGCCGCGATAGACGCGTGCCAGCAACATCTATTATGGGGCTTATGATGCTAACGGCAGGGTTAGGTACAGTTATTCAGATTGAGGCGACTGGATTAGAAGCTTTAGAGGCTATTCAGTCTCTGAAAAATCTTGTGTTAAATAAATTTAGTGAAGAGTAGAATTTTATGCGTAATCAAAAAATCCCCTCTCGGGACAGCAATAAGAATGAACTACATTTTCTCGCCAAGGTAAGATCCTATTTCTTCTCTGGTCTTCTAGTGACAGCACCAGTTGCTTTGACTTTTTATATTATTTGGCTCATCGTTAAATTTTTGGATGATGCAGTTAAGGCATTTATTCCCAATAGTTACCAGTTGGAACTTTATATCCCCTTTAGAATTCCTGGCTTGGGCCTAATCTTAGGCATTGTAGTTTTAATAGGAATTGGAGCTATTGCTACGGGATTTTTAGGGCGTATGATTGTTCATTTTGGTGATCGCATATTGCATAAGACGCCTTTTGTAAGGGGGATTTATGCAGCGATTAAACAAATATTTCATGCTTTGTTAGAAAAAAATTCAAAAAGCTTAAAAGAAGTAGTGCTTGTGGAATATCCACGTAAAGATGTATGGACTTTGGGATTTGTCACGGGAGAAACAAAAGGGGAGATTAAAAAGAATCTTAAAAGTTCTAAAATGCTTAGTATCTTTGTCCCTACAACGCCCAACCCCACGGCTGGATTTTTGCTTTTTGTATCTGAGAAAGAAGTGAAAAAACTCTCTTTAACAGTTGAAGAAGGTATTAAAATAGTTGTTTCATTGGGGATTATTGGGGAACATAGAGTAGAAAAGTCTTAAAAAGAGCAGAACAGTGGAAGGCCAACAATGACCCGCAGGACACTCACTACGGCTGCTTTCTTCCGAATCTGACCGGGTTCGCAAGGCCTTCGTCCACTGTGACCTTCCGCACTGACACTAGCCTTATTGTAAACAAAATTGCAAGGGTTTTATCCGAGATGTTCCATCAAATGTGGTTCGGGAAGAGAGTGTTTTTCTCTTGGATGCGTTTCTTTAATAGAAGGACGTGCACTTATTTTTTTAAACCATCTGCCTAAATCTTGACGTTTTTCAGCCCAGTTTTCATGGCTGAAACGAAGATTGAGATAGCTAAGCGCAATTGCTACAGAAAGCGTTCCAATGTTTATTTTGTTATTAAAGTTACTTACTTCCTTTTCTAAATAATCAAGAGATTGAATCAATTTTATATTCTGGCGTTGTATCCAGGGATCAGAGCGATGAAGCTCATGTCTCGCATGCTCTTCCAAAACACGTAGGACTGCTGCTTCCATAATACCATCAGCTAACGCTTGTAATTTGAGTGCTTTCCAGCGTTCCATTCCTCCTGGAGGAATAAGTCGAGTGCCTTGGTGGAGAGTATCAATATATTCAACAATGACTGGAGAATCCCCGATACAAAACCCATCTTCAATTTCAAGAACGGGAATTTGCTTTAATGGGTTAAGGTGAGAAAGCTGTGAAGACTTTTCCCAAGGATGCATAGGGATTAATTCTATTGAGTCTTTAATGCCAATTTCTTCTATAGCTGCTAAGACTTTGCATGCAAAAGGACAAGTCATCCAATAATATAAACGCATCCTTTTTATTCCTCCTGCTGAGTATCTTTTACAAGAATAAATTTGTGACTACAGTAGGGACAGACAATTTCTCCCTTTTTAGCTAAATCTAGGTAGACACGAGGGTGTCCTGAATATCCATAGCCATTACAGGCAATAGATAGCTTATCTGTATATGTTATATCTTCTTGCATTAGATTATTGTATCGCTCTTATTATTTAATTGTTAGCTTTCTTTTGTTTAAAAAAGGGTTGTCCTTCTAAGACACTTAACCAATGTATTATGAGCAAGACGGGGATAATTGAAAAGGTACTTATTAAAAAGAGATTGTTCCATCCCAAATGATCAACAATCCAACCTGACGTTGAAGCAAATGTGACCCTGCCTAAATGTACGAGAGATGTTAATAGAGCTAATTGAGTAGCTGCATGTATACGATTACATAAAGTAAGTTGATAGGCGAAGAGTGCGGTTAAACGCATTCCACTTGTAATATGTTCAGCAGCTACGCAGAAATAAAGAGAGAGAATATCGTTTCCCACGTGTAAAAGAATTAAATTGCTTAAAATTGAGAGACTGTGAGTTAAACCACAAAAATAAAGGCTTTTATAAAGTCCCCAACGAGAGAATAGCAAGCCGCCTATAAATCCTCCTAGAATCGATGCCCACATGCCAAAAATCTTTGAAGCAGCGGAAATTTCAAGCTCATTAAAACCCAGCTCTATGTAAAATAGATTATGCATCGTGCCAATAATGTTATCCCCTATTTTATAGGTAAACATAATGATAAGAGCTAGAACCCAGCCTTGACGTTTCATAAAATCACTAAACGGTGAAAGAACCGCCAAGTGCAAAGAAGGTAAGAGTCCTTGATTTAATGAAGAAAAAGCAGGGAATTTCTTTTTATAGTGTTTTAAGAGAGTGTTGTATTCTTCATCTGCGTTAGGCCTTTCAGGCTCTTTAATACGTAGGACTGTAATGAGGCCAACGATTAAAGAGAAGGCCATAACCATATAAACAGTATTCCAACTGACCACTGTTGATAGGCTAAGAGCTCCTGCTCCAGAACAGAGCATACCCATACGATAGCCAAAAATTCCCACGGCTTCTCCTGCACCGTATTGACTCCGCCCCAGACGTTCCATTTGATAAGCCAACATTGCTATATCTTGAGTTGCAGAAGAAAAAGAGATAGCGACAGCTAAGGCACATGTTACTGACAGGCTTTCGACTGGATTAATAAAACTAAGACTAAGAAGACAAAGCCCTAATAAAACTTGACTAAGCAAGAGCCAACTACGTCTTTGCCCAAAGTGTTTAGTCAGAAAAGGTAGGGGAACTTTATCAACAATGGGAGCCCATAAGAATTTGATGGTGTATGGAAGAGCAGTAAGGCTTAAAAGCCCTATAGTTGTATAATCTAAGCCAAGCTTTTTTAACCAGAAAGCTAAAGTTGAGCTTGTT
The sequence above is drawn from the Candidatus Nucleicultrix amoebiphila FS5 genome and encodes:
- a CDS encoding tetratricopeptide repeat protein, encoding MTVVSKLLLTVSFLSFTLSSPLLATQGTEDLPKSKKRKREDDLSTPFTEPQNKKLTLEQKPTLATLRETIKTAKGKALEEAQEQLIDLLFDSGNPSIKPKDYATLFLHMEKRNPKALYLGILSYLNIPQLTPEEINDLKGYLEKERENKSKEALRNFYLGRLYHKGIRPDQLEPNAELAITLNTKAWDKGHVHAAVELGDLYRYGILGQLKPNAELAIAWYTKAWDNGVVRAADVFGALYQKGIPGQLEPNAELAITWLTKGWDKGDARAAIRLGDLYQDGIPGQLAPNHELSLKYFLLSRRLSILGGFLSWRFSHYLDIPTSISEITKDDSLEIEQDINTLKDHLQQARRIIDPEIMMNDPHSTASYFKDSLPIPELLAHYRAIGAYQTKVLTLLPALENPGFLVTWPKIRIVDDQEAIPNTDTEGTFLRRFTVNGQKYLTFGEENVPLSLELVALLKGEDESLVQAQKAIGLLRPMIQTLRDQSLTALIKEQQMKRFFAKEEDKNERAIHTKLIEHNSNLLTALESVEELQENLKIVFEQTTPLRNKRFIHYYKFPVVEENEKLKS
- a CDS encoding sensor domain-containing diguanylate cyclase — its product is MIYSINTRVSQQERYLVLSIICLFVLVSAFASLISKIQGPVIPGFVVVCGISVFIISLQTAFLLYTQSNLELNKSVALLASGYFLISFLALYRIIFFPNAILPSYLVSEESQISSWMWTIWHIIFPIYIILYSLNFSFGQKISYKAYRWYFRLVPLISVVIILSVIFGEHLLPHIINGNNYSQSLYLDKIILIFSIGALFSLILKKGTYHRQDLWLLLATVTHSLDVFYGIVGEVRYSIGWYLGTINGLISSTIILGVFIHRIKKIAQTMKEENYRLRDMTETDVLTGIANRRKFNLIFKTLWTLALQQEKSICLIMIDIDHFKLYNDTLGHLEGDKCLMSVAQTLKTITKRQIDLTARIGGEEFVILLFGANEKEGLKYSEEARKAIENLKMPTPSTLHPYVTVSVGWGVITPDTTINPDWFIDKVDKALYQAKHKGRNTIVGVD
- a CDS encoding GNAT family N-acetyltransferase; the encoded protein is MKIKFEKINSDHEAIIFEWLEEQHMQEFWDNSQEHKDDIINFIKSRVQPSPYFDGIFTYWIGSLNEQPFCFILTAAVKPREAYPQIWRENISQSGTTYSLDFGIGNKKFLGQGLAAPTLEAFTDFFQAKIDPKADTFFIDPDVNNPRAEHVYEKAGFVCVGDFKSAKKYWDFTGEAAFLMVKKLKPRS
- a CDS encoding JAB domain-containing protein, with protein sequence MDNKQFNTTPGWVELSLLLSFVTKNGLHNEIAEELLEKFGSLLAVFNTPANKLKSVTGVTIEDVKLIKSVNCIARSLLKENIKKKSVLNSCKDLKKYCRAMLRNNYKEEFRLLSFSDNGHFIDDEIIAIGTTNKVVPYLRDIALRALQHSASKIVIVHSHPSDNTKPSSQDIAFTNHIRILLLDFKIDLYDHIIVSLHNTFSFRENKLINDIMRVI
- a CDS encoding IS66 family transposase; translation: MTALPPLPQKSKDNSKRRDGHNLLLRLKAHKQDVLRCLDLRVPGVAFTNNQAEQDIRMMKVKQKISGGFRTMGGAETFATIRFFYQLCVSKGINRLRLSQLL
- a CDS encoding IS66 family transposase is translated as MHVLCNDKATVYRAAQHRGDIEEGLKGVVCHDYFRPYFRLKKAKHSLCNAHILRKLKALIEHDREP
- a CDS encoding IS66 family transposase, whose amino-acid sequence is MRKKPYTQSLRIKGKNPSGGQKGHKGHSLNQVEQPDEVVNHKVRICPECKRYLDETTVDGTIKRQIFDIPPMGIRVTEHQAEVKVCDHCQKRVVGEFPEGVSAPAQYGEGIKAMAVYLNHQQLIPEARVQEVFSDLFGLSISTATIVKMGEMFAAKVIPYIEVVKDYLKKAPVKHMDETGFRIGGALPAGCMFCVMIRPRFIGLLSIGAILKKG
- a CDS encoding thioredoxin family protein, yielding MALISSKMIALNTLAPGFELLDVISGRNLSLKDLKSDKAIVVMFICNHCPFVQHIYKELVKVAHDYKVQGISFVGISANDPIEYPEDGPDHMKKVAESLGFSFPYLFDATQEVAKAYDAACTPDFFVYDAHLKCVYRGQFDDSRPNNGLPVTGSDLKAALESILAGQPVPQPQKPSIGCNIKWRT
- a CDS encoding PTS sugar transporter subunit IIA — encoded protein: MIGLIVITHGNLGQEMLAALEHVLGPQKNAKAVAIGPHDDMEERRQLLIQEVKAVEGGQGVVIFTDMFGGTPSNLAISLLQEKGIEVIAGVNLPMLIKFSSLRQSEPLSKVITEAQEAGRKYINVASKLLAANG
- a CDS encoding HPr family phosphocarrier protein, with protein sequence MDKTKQSSTKIIRESVEIANRKGLHARAAAQFVKEASKFKANIHVQCRDRRVPATSIMGLMMLTAGLGTVIQIEATGLEALEAIQSLKNLVLNKFSEE
- a CDS encoding DUF502 domain-containing protein, with amino-acid sequence MRNQKIPSRDSNKNELHFLAKVRSYFFSGLLVTAPVALTFYIIWLIVKFLDDAVKAFIPNSYQLELYIPFRIPGLGLILGIVVLIGIGAIATGFLGRMIVHFGDRILHKTPFVRGIYAAIKQIFHALLEKNSKSLKEVVLVEYPRKDVWTLGFVTGETKGEIKKNLKSSKMLSIFVPTTPNPTAGFLLFVSEKEVKKLSLTVEEGIKIVVSLGIIGEHRVEKS
- a CDS encoding glutathione S-transferase family protein is translated as MRLYYWMTCPFACKVLAAIEEIGIKDSIELIPMHPWEKSSQLSHLNPLKQIPVLEIEDGFCIGDSPVIVEYIDTLHQGTRLIPPGGMERWKALKLQALADGIMEAAVLRVLEEHARHELHRSDPWIQRQNIKLIQSLDYLEKEVSNFNNKINIGTLSVAIALSYLNLRFSHENWAEKRQDLGRWFKKISARPSIKETHPREKHSLPEPHLMEHLG
- a CDS encoding zinc-finger domain-containing protein → MQEDITYTDKLSIACNGYGYSGHPRVYLDLAKKGEIVCPYCSHKFILVKDTQQEE